A DNA window from Porites lutea chromosome 6, jaPorLute2.1, whole genome shotgun sequence contains the following coding sequences:
- the LOC140941038 gene encoding peroxisomal 2,4-dienoyl-CoA reductase [(3E)-enoyl-CoA-producing]-like, which yields MQCAPPPSRDTNHTIFNMADEVFQSDTKCLDQYDYFFRPDLLSGKVAFITGGGSGIGFTITEVLMRHQCATVIVGRNFDRLRKAAKKLEDLTGQKCVPIKVDVRKVNEVEAAVDKALELFSRIDILVNGAAGNFLCPASKLSYNGLKTVIDIDTLGTFNVSKTVYNKFFKENGGGSIINITATLHYNGTPFQCHAGSAKAAIEGMMRHLAVEWGPDGVRVNCVSPGAVTDTEGFRKLGGRHIPPNYEENVPLQRLGSRRDVADAALFLASGASAYVTSNTLIVDGGSWMTVPVSLKMMKSMKAISKL from the exons ATGCAATGCGCGCCTCCCCCCTCACGTGACACTAATCACACCattttcaatatggcggacgaaGTGTTCCAAAGTGACACTAAATGTTTAGATCAGTATGATTATTTTTTTCGTCCTGATCTTCTTTCTGGTAAAGTGGCGTTTATAACTGGAGGTGGCTCGGGAATTGGTTTTACCATTACTGAAGTGCTGATGAG GCATCAGTGTGCTACAGTGATTGTAGGTCGAAACTTTGACAGGCTTAGAAAG GCTGCTAAGAAGCTGGAGGATCTGACCGGACAGAAATGTGTCCCAATAAAAGTCGATGTTAGAAAG GTAAATGAAGTTGAAGCAGCAGTGGACAAAGCTCTGGAACTGTTCTCACGAATAGACATCTTGGTCAATG GAGCAGcaggaaatttcctttgtcctgcaagcaagctctcttATAATGGATTAAAAACAG TTATTGATATAGACACGCTTGGAACATTCAATGTGAGCAAAACAGTTTATAACAAATTCTTCAAG GAGAATGGTGGTGGAAGCATCATCAACATTACTGCTACGCTTCATTACAATGGAACTCCTTTCCAG TGTCATGCTGGAAGTGCTAAAGCAGCAATTG AGGGTATGATGAGACACCTTGCGGTTGAGTGGGGACCAGATGGTGTTCGAGTGAATTGTGTATCACCAGGAGCTGTGACAGACACTGAGGGGTTTCGTAAACTTG GGGGTAGGCATATTCCACCAAACTATGAAGAAAATGTACCTTTACAAAGACTTGGTTCTCGCCGGGATGTGGCAGACGCTGCACTGTTTCTAGCCAGCGGTGCTTCAGCTTACGTCACATCTAATACCTTAATAGTGGATGGCGGCAGCTGGATGACAGTTcctgtttctttgaaaatgatgAAGTCGATGAAGGCGATCAGTAAGCTGTGA